A region from the Canis aureus isolate CA01 chromosome 8, VMU_Caureus_v.1.0, whole genome shotgun sequence genome encodes:
- the S1PR1 gene encoding sphingosine 1-phosphate receptor 1, with product MGSTSVPLVKALRSPVSDYVNYDIIVRHYNYTGKLNTSADKENGIKMSSVVFILICCFIILENIFVLLTIWKTKKFHRPMYYFIGNLALSDLLAGVAYTANLLLSGATTYKLTPAQWFLREGSMFVALSASVFSLLAIAIERYITMLKMKLHNGSNSFRSFLLISACWVISLVLGGLPIMGWNCIGALASCSTVLPLYHKHYILFCTTVFTLLLLAIVILYCRIYSLVRTRSRRLTFRKNISKASRSSEKSLALLKTVIIVLSVFIACWAPLFILLLLDVGCKVKTCDILFRAEYFLVLAVLNSGTNPIIYTLTNKEMRRAFIRILSCCKCPGGDPAGKFKRPIIAGVEFSRSKSDNSSHPQKDDGDNPETVMSSGNVNSSS from the coding sequence ATGGGGTCCACCAGCGTCCCGCTGGTCAAGGCCCTGCGCAGTCCCGTCTCCGACTACGTCAACTACGATATCATCGTCCGGCACTATAACTACACGGGCAAGCTGAACACCAGCGCGGACAAGGAGAATGGCATTAAAATGAGCTCGGTGGTGTTCATCCTCATCTGCTGCTTTATCATCCTAGAGAACATCTTCGTCTTGCTGACCATTTGGAAAACCAAGAAGTTCCACCGACCTATGTACTATTTCATCGGCAACCTGGCCCTGTCTGACCTGTTGGCGGGGGTGGCCTACACGGCCAACCTGCTCTTGTCTGGCGCCACCACCTACAAGCTCACCCCCGCTCAGTGGTTCCTGCGGGAGGGGAGCATGTTCGTGGCCTTGTCGGCCTCCGTGTTCAGCCTCCTGGCCATCGCCATCGAGCGCTACATCACGATGCTGAAGATGAAACTCCACAACGGGAGCAACAGCTTCCGCTCCTTCCTGCTCATCAGCGCCTGCTGGGTCATCTCCCTGGTCCTGGGCGGCCTGCCCATCATGGGCTGGAACTGCATCGGCGCGCTGGCCAGCTGCTCCACCGTGCTGCCGCTCTACCACAAGCACTATATCCTCTTCTGCACCACCGTCTTCACGCTGCTCCTGCTCGCCATCGTCATCCTGTACTGCAGGATCTACTCCCTGGTCAGgacgcggagccgccgcctgaccTTCCGCAAGAACATCTCCAAGGCCAGCCGCAGCTCCGAGAAGTCGCTGGCCCTGCTCAAGACCGTCATTATCGTCCTGAGCGTCTTCATCGCCTGCTGGGCGCCGCTCTTCATCCTGCTGCTGCTGGACGTGGGCTGCAAGGTGAAGACGTGCGACATCCTCTTCAGAGCCGAGTACTTCCTGGTGCTGGCCGTGCTCAACTCGGGCACCAACCCCATCATCTACACCCTCACCAACAAGGAGATGCGCCGGGCCTTCATCCGGATCCTGTCCTGCTGCAAGTGCCCGGGCGGGGACCCCGCGGGCAAGTTCAAGCGGCCCATCATCGCCGGCGTGGAGTTCAGCCGCAGTAAGTCGGACAACTCCTCCCACCCGCAGAAGGACGATGGGGACAACCCGGAGACCGTTATGTCCTCTGGAAATGTCAACTCTTCTTCCTAG